CCCGGGGTTCTTTTCACCTTTCCCTCACGGTACTATTCTCTATCGGTCACCAAGTAGTATTTAGCCTTGGGAGGTGGTCCTCCCTGCTTCCCACAAGATTTCTCGTGTCTCGTGGTACTCTGGAGCATGACCTGGTGCTTTTAAGTTTCGTCTACAGGATTATCACCTTCTGTGATGAGGCTTCCCAGCCTTCTTCGACTACTTAATCACACATCCTTTGTCATGTCCTCAACCCCAGATAAATCTGGTTTGGGCTCTTTCCCGTTCGCTCGCCGCTACTTAGGAAATCGAATTTTTCTTTCTCTTCCTCAGGGTACTTAGATGTTTCAGTTCCCCTGGTCTTCCCTTCCTTACCTATTTTATTCAGTAAGGAATACTTGAGGGTTGCTCAAGTAGGTTTCCCCATTCGGACATCTCCGGATCAGTGTCTATTTGCGACTCCCCGAAGCATTTCGGTGCTTATCCCGTCCTTCATCGGCTCTTGGTGCCAAGGCATTCGCCCTATGCTCTTAATAACTTGACCTAAACTAAAATTTTATATATTGTTTCATGTAGTTTTCAATGTTCAGACCCGAGATTCTTCGCATTCGCTCAGAATGACAGGTGTTTTATATATATAATTAAAAACAGTGTGGCTTTGGATTTTTATCCTAATGACCAATTTGCAAACTAACTTTGTTGGTTTTATAGCCAATCGCGCAGTCTCATTCACCAAATTATTTGTTCGCTATCGCTCACATGATTTGGGAATTCGTTGCGATTGACCTACCAGCAATTTGTTCATTACATTCACAAATTGGGTTAGGTCATACCCTTAGAAAGGAGGTGATCCAGCCGCACCTTCCGATACGGCTACCTTGTTACGACTTCACCCCAGTCATTGACCCTACCTTCGACAGCTGCCTCCTTACGGTTAGCTTACTGGCTTCGGGTATTGCCAACTCCCATGGTGTGACGGGCGGTGTGTACAAGACCCGGGAACGCATTCACCGCGACATTCTGATTCGCGATTACTAGCAACTCCGACTTCATGCAGGCGAGTTGCAGCCTGCAATCCGAACTGGGATCGGCTTTTAGAGATTTGCATCACATCGCTGTGTAGCTTCTCGTTGTACCGACCATTGTAGCACGTGTGTAGCCCAGGACATAAAGGGCATGATGATTTGACGTCATCCCCACCTTCCTCCGATTTATCATCGGCAGTCCCTCTAGAGTTCTCAACTTAATGTTAGCAACTAAAGGCAAGGGTTGCGCTCGTTGCGGGACTTAACCCAACATCTCACGACACGAGCTGACGACAACCATGCACCACCTGTGTCCCCTGTACCCGAAGGTAAAGTCCTATCTCTAGGACGAGCAGGGGCATGTCAAGCCCTGGTAAGGTTCTTCGCGTTGCTTCGAATTAAACCACATGCTCCGCTGCTTGTGCGGGTCCCCGTCAATTCCTTTGAGTTTCATACTTGCGTACGTACTCCCCAGGCGGAGTGCTTAATGCGTTAGCTGCGGCACCGAGGTTTGACCCCCAACACCTAGCACTCATCGTTTACGGCGTGGACTACCAGGGTATCTAATCCTGTTTGCTCCCCACGCTTTCGTTCCTCAGCGTCAGTATAAGTCCAGAAAGTCGCCTTCGCCACTGGTATTCCTCCTAATATCTACGCATTTCACCGCTACACTAGGAATTCCACTTTCCTCTCCTTAACTCAAGTTATCCAGTTTCAAGTGCTTACACAGGTTGAGCCTGCGCCTTTCACACCTGACTTAAATAACCGCCTACGAACCCTTTACGCCCAATAATTCCGGACAACGCTCACCCCCTACGTATTACCGCGGCTGCTGGCACGTAGTTAGCCGGGGCTTCCTCCTAGGGTACCGTCATTATCGTCCCCTAGGACAGAACTTTACGATCCGAAGACCTTCATCGTTCACGCGGCGTCGCTGCATCAGAGTTTCCTCCATTGTGCAATATTCCCCACTGCTGCCTCCCGTAGGAGTCTGGACCGTGTCTCAGTTCCAGTGTGGCCGTTCACCCTCTCAGGCCGGCTACCCATCGCGGTCTTGGTGAGCCGTTACCTCACCAACTAACTAATGGGACGCGAGACCATCTTTCACCGCTTTACGCTTTAACTAATTCACCATGCGGTATATTAGTGTCATAAGGTATTAATCCCAGTTTCCCGAGGCTATCCCTTTGTGAAAGGCAGGTTTCTCACGCGTTACTCACCCGTCCGCCGCTAAGATAATCTTAATTCCATCCGAAAACTTCCTTAAGATTACTTCGCTCGACTTGCATGTGTTAGGCACGCCGCCAGCGTTCGTCCTGAGCCAGGATCAAACTCTCATTTATAAACTTGTATTCAGAGGCTATGCAATTGCCGAAATCTTCGATTTCGAGGAATTGTAAGCCATCGGAAAATTTTGCTAGAGTTTGACTAGCTCTTATTATTTATTAATTGATTCTTTGTGTTTCTTAATTCAAAGTCTCACACTGTTTAATTATCTAGGTTCAACAAGTTCACTTCCGCGAACTTTGTCATCTCTTATGAGAGACAACTTTTATATCTTAACATCTTTTCTTGAACTTGTCAATACTTTTTTATTTAAAGTTTTAAATTTTTTTCAAAGCTTTAAGTGTTCTGTATTAACAAGTGGATATACATTATATCATGTATTCCTTAGTTAATGCAACTGGTAATTCAAGGAATTACTATTCAGTTATCATTAACTCCTTAGTCTCAATGACCGGATACCTAGTATAACATCTATCACTTTTGTTTGCAACTGGAAATGCAAGGAAGTTATCCTTAGTTCAAGTTGCTGATGTTATCAGCCTTTTTTGGGCTGTTTGATTAATATATCACGAAACCTATATTTAAATCAACTGGTTTCTTTTGGTAATGTACTAACCCCTACGGTTTTTGTGACCGGATGATTAGTATAACATTAGAACTATATTAATTCCAACTGGAATTTTATGGATAATTTAATTACTTTCAATTACTTATATGATAAGATACTATTGTTACTAATTAGAAAGGAATGATTTATTTGAATAAATATACTACTCTTCTATTTGATATAGATGATACTATTCTAGATTTTAAAGCGGGAGAACAAAAGGCACTTGATGCTTTATTCACTGAGCTAAATATAAAAGACAAAGAAAAAGTAATAGATGATTTTAAACTTATTAATTCTGGATTGTGGAGAGACCTAGAAAATGGCCTTGTAACTCGTGATTATGTGTTAAATGAGCGTTTCGTTATTCTATTTAAGAAATATGAAAAAGTAGTTGATGGCAAAGTAATGGAAGACAGATATAGATACTATCTAAATATGCAACACGAAGTTATTTCTGGAGCATATGATTTATTAGAATCTTTGTGTAAACATTATAGACTATTTATAATTACTAATGGAGTGTCTGAAACCCAACATAAAAGATTAAATGATGCTAAATTGAATAAGTATTTTGATGGGATTTTTATATTAGAGGAAATAGGTTTTCAAAAACCAATGAAGGAGTTCTTTGATGCTGTAGTAAAGAGAATACCAGATTTTAGTTTAGATTCAACTTTGGTAATAGGCGACTCATTAAATGCGGATATATTAGGTGGAGCAAATTATAATATTGATACTTGCTGGTTTAATCCTTATATAAAAGAAAATAATACAGATATTAAACCTACTTATGAGATATATAAATTAAGTGATTTATTTAAAGTATTAGATTAGGACATGTTAAAAGCATTCAATTCTTATCAGCCTATAATCTATAAAAAAGAAGATAACATATATATGTCATCTTCTTTTTTATGCAAGTTTTATACAATCTTATGTATATTAGTGGCTACAATCGTGACTTTCACAACTACTATCTGAATTAAACTCAACTAACTTATTATTCTCAATCAATTCAAGATTTTTGAATATAGTTCCTTCACTAGCTTTATATACTTTTATATCCTGTGCATTTAACTTCATCAAAGCACCAGCTCCTATGCCGCCTACTAAAATTGCATCTACCTCTTCACCATTTAGAGCTTTTAACGGTTGACACATTCCATGTTCATGATTCTGGTCCTTATTATCTATTAATTTTGAATCTTTACTCTCCATATCATAGATCATAAAATAT
The DNA window shown above is from Tissierella sp. Yu-01 and carries:
- a CDS encoding YjjG family noncanonical pyrimidine nucleotidase, which codes for MNKYTTLLFDIDDTILDFKAGEQKALDALFTELNIKDKEKVIDDFKLINSGLWRDLENGLVTRDYVLNERFVILFKKYEKVVDGKVMEDRYRYYLNMQHEVISGAYDLLESLCKHYRLFIITNGVSETQHKRLNDAKLNKYFDGIFILEEIGFQKPMKEFFDAVVKRIPDFSLDSTLVIGDSLNADILGGANYNIDTCWFNPYIKENNTDIKPTYEIYKLSDLFKVLD
- a CDS encoding NifB/NifX family molybdenum-iron cluster-binding protein, which translates into the protein MKVCFPIKEDEGLNSKVYGHFGSAPYFMIYDMESKDSKLIDNKDQNHEHGMCQPLKALNGEEVDAILVGGIGAGALMKLNAQDIKVYKASEGTIFKNLELIENNKLVEFNSDSSCESHDCSH